TATACTATCTTATTATTGTGAGAGGGTGGATCGCTTTGCGCTTTCACCCTCTTTATATTTGTGTATATCAACACTTTTGTAATATGAAAAAAAATGAAACAAAAAAGATTAGACCCGGACAACAGCAAGAAAGGCCAGGCAAAGAGAGCAAGATGAAACCCCAGCCCAAAACAGAGCCAAAGGAAAACACCGGGAAGCTGTGGGACAAGATCGCACTGATCACCGGGGCTGACAGTGGCATTGGCAAAGCAACGGCCTTGTTGTTTGCCTCGCAGGGTGCCCATATTGCTATCGCTTATCTCAGCGAAACGAATGATGCGAGAGAGACAGCCAAAGAGATCAGGAAATTGGGACGTGAATGTCTGCTGATTAAGGGTGACCTGGCAAAAGAGGCAAACTGTAAGAAGGCGGTTGAGAGAACCCTCCGTCAATTCAACAGAATCGATATCCTGGTGAACAACGCAGCCCTACATTGGGAAACAGAGAGTCTGGAGGAGATTACCACCGATCAACTAACCCGAACGTTTTATACCAATGTATTTTCCTACTTCTGGGTCACCCGCTATGCATTGCCTCATATGAAAAAAGGAAGTAACATCGTCAACACCGCTTCAGTCACTGCTTACAGAGGAAGCAGCAAATTA
This genomic window from Dysgonomonadaceae bacterium zrk40 contains:
- a CDS encoding glucose 1-dehydrogenase, yielding MKKNETKKIRPGQQQERPGKESKMKPQPKTEPKENTGKLWDKIALITGADSGIGKATALLFASQGAHIAIAYLSETNDARETAKEIRKLGRECLLIKGDLAKEANCKKAVERTLRQFNRIDILVNNAALHWETESLEEITTDQLTRTFYTNVFSYFWVTRYALPHMKKGSNIVNTASVTAYRGSSKLIDYAATKGAIIGFTRSLAQNLANKGIRVNAVAPGPIWTPLIASSFDKKKVSEFGSDTPMGRAGEPNEVATCFLFLASDDSSYITGQCLHPNGGEIING